From Zea mays cultivar B73 chromosome 3, Zm-B73-REFERENCE-NAM-5.0, whole genome shotgun sequence:
AACCATCTCTTTATTCAATAGCTTTTTTAGTGTACTCATTTCCACAAGAGCAAACCTTCTATGTCATAACCATCCATGTGGTGACTTTGGTGAATAGATGTCTCAAGTTTGCATCTTTAGAATTAAAATCCACTAGATATAAGTTGATGTATCTAAATATTATGAATAtgacttgatcattgtcctctttAGACATAAAAACTTGCTTCTTGGGTGAACAAGCATTGGAAGCCAAGGTTACACAATTTGtctaaggccccgtttgtttcctttcattttaagAAATTAGAATCTTATTAatggaataggctattttttagaatgtgacattccaccactttccaaagttatcatataagtctatctcaaattcatagggtgaGAGATGAAAATTAATTCTTTAGATTTACATGTTATTTtttcgatgtacaacttataacacactcttctacttgtttcgctataacataaatgtagtatataactatctctctcttatgatttaggataatatacaaatatattacgtatataaatatatgaacttaattagttttatctaaattataattattaaaatagaattcaattccaacgaaacaaatggGCCTAATGGATAACAAGTTGAAGCTTAATAAAGCAACTAAAACAACATTTGAGATTGAGTGTCATTTGATATTACAACTTTGCCTAACCCTTTAACCTTCCCTTTATATTATTTTCAAATGTAATATTTTCTTAGTCATCTATCTCTTCAACCAGTTTTTTTTAAAAGAAACAGTTTTATCTTTTAGCTAGGAGAGGTCAGCTTCTTGGCTTCTAAGAAACTGAGAATCCAATTTTTATAAACTGAGGTATAAACTAGTATGTTTGAAACCAACTCAATTTTTATAAACTAATTTCTTAAAAACTGAGTGCTTCCAAACAAGCCTTTAGTCAGTTTGAAACAAGCCTTTAGTCAGTTTGATTTcggctaaaattaaaaaaaaaacttACATTTTAGAATAGAGGCACAAGAAACGTAGTACAAGCCTTTGTACAATATAATATGCAACATTATATACAGCCTTGCAAAAAAAAGATGACGTGGTTTCCATTCCCAGTCGTGTATTTAGCTTCTTCCTCTCGTATTGCGTACCAGCTACAAGTTTCACATTGACCAACGTTGTGCAAGTAAAGAAGACGCGAGAACCTTTTACTTGCCTGATCCAATCCAGCTCAACGGCTCCCCGAGCAGACGAGCACCCTTTCCTCATGAAGGTGCAAAATCCATAGCTCCAAGCTTCTCCATGGTTCATACTAGATATTTTGCACACAGACTACTTTAAAATAATTCATACCTAAAACCTTTCGAAAAAAAGAAATTGGTTTCACTAATATGCAAACTAATTTTTTTCTCCGGGTATACATAGTATTCAATTAGGAAATTGATCTAAATCCTAAACTTTATGCTCTACATGTGTATGTGGTTCAAAGCATTTAGTTTTTAGATTGTTGCTTTTCTAATTTCTATGCAGCAATAACTTGCTGAAATAATGGGagaaggataaaatattaatcTGGAATTCATCTACTAAGTACTGACGTAAAAACAAACACTCCAAATGCTTTACTGACCTAGTTTGCAAACCAAACTATCAAAAATGTTTGCAATGGAGACAGCATATGGAAAAAGACTAGGGTGTGGACAGCAACTACCTGCTAGAATGGACTAATTTTGCGTGCCAACTTTAATTGCCACTCGAAAACTAATCTCCTAGGAGTTGGTGCTAAAGCAATCTTTTGACATGCATTTGCATCATCAGCATGAATAATAGACAACACGTCTTCAACCAATGGATCTCTTCCACCCCTTAGAGGGTCCTATGggaaaaaataaagaaacaagacACAGTTATAACAATGCAAAGTTGAGTGAGATACTCTAGCAAACCATAATAGAATACATTCTGCAGTGATGTTAATAAAAGGAAGTTCAAGGAAATCGACATAAAATCTTCATCTCAATATCAAACAGTATAAAAGCATGGCAATAAGTTCGATACATGCATATCTCTGGAACAAGTTCTGGCATCCATCAAACATAAATTCGAAATTGCAGTCACTACCAGGTATCTCAGTAACAACTAAGAACAACTTGTTAGGAACTGAAAAGAAACCAGTAGCATTGTATGGCATAAGTTTCCCTTTAAGTTTACAAGCACATCTTCTCATGAAACAAGTGACTACGATCTATGTGATTTAGCCAAAAATTAGTCATAAGTTGGTTAATTAGGCTAAGATTAGCAACAAAAATGCATCCAGAAAGATACATTACGAGCCGCACCAGTAAGTATGGAACTTTTGATTTTAATCCAACTGCATCATAAGATAAGTTTTTTATGTAAGTGATGGCAAGCCATTTATTAATAAATTAGACAAGGATGACTATTTTCTTCCCAAATAGAAAAATTCAACCCTTCTAGTAAGTATGGAACTTTTGAATTTAATCCAACTGCATCACAAGAATAGTTTTTTATGTAAGTGACGGCAAGCTATTTATTAATAAATTAGATAGTGATGACTACTTTCTTCCCAAATAGAGAATCCGATCCTTTTAGGACAGACTACTTTCTTCTAGCTTCTACAAAATCAGGGGTAAGATTTATTTATAAAATCAGGGGTATGATTTATTTTGCCCCAATCAAGAAGTGTGAACTCGAGAAATGCTTGTAAATCTCAACATCCATAAACAACCCTAAGATGTAGATGTCCACCAAGCTTAGTAAGATAAAAGGAACCAATCCAATTTGTAAAAAATTATGTATCAACAAGTAACATTGTTACTGAATTTACTCTACATCTACACACTATCAAGTATTAACAGAGCTTGAAAACTAGGAACATGAGAAAATTTAATTATATATAAAAGTTCAAGACATCAAACCTGTACAAAGATATCTGTATGTGTTTTCCCTTCGTACAATAGTAACCTTGCTTGAGCACCAGCTTGTTGGAGGACGTCAACAAAAGTTTGACTGCGCATAGAAGATAGAGTAGCTGGTAACATGAATTGAGAAGGCTGTATTTGTTACATGATGGGTCAATCAATAGATTATCCATCCAAAAGAAAAACATCAACCTACAGTAGAAACAGAGAAATATACACAAAGGAAAGTTCAAGTTGAGCGGAGAAGATTAGAAAGTATAGCAAAAGCAATCTCATTGTAACGGTTTTGTTCAAAAAAATTGACCATTGACTTTACATCTTAGGAGGAGACAACATTCTCGTAAAACCTGGCAATTGACATTCTAACCAAGCAATGCTCCAATTTACAAGTATTTATTCCGGAGTCTAGGAGGACAAAGGGATTTCACCTCAAAGTTCGTGGAAATTTTTCGTTTCAGTTTTTAACCAGAAAAGTTACAAATTATGTCTATCAACCTTCCAGCCTGTATATACAGTTATATACAGTGTTGGTGTTCAAGGAATACCTTAATACAGGAAAGAAATGTTAAATTTGTAAAAGGAGGGCTGAAGGAGCATCACAGTTGCAGGAATCTTTAGACACCTTAAAAGCGTACCCTAATCCTGCCTCAGCTTGGTGCATAGCTTCATGAGTCCATCTAGTATATTTTATTGAACCGGGTACGTGTCATGTCAATAGCCAATGAATTTTTTATTTCAATCAGCATCCAATTAGTTAAGCAGCTGTAGGAAAGTTGCTTTTGTCAAATTCAAGGCTAATGGCTTTGGACTGCCATAGGATTTCCTTTCAACACAACAGCATGACAAGCATAGAGAAATCAGGTCAATCAAAACTCTAGGTTTACTTGATTTTCCCTTCAATTTTCTAAACAAACATCTATAGAAGGAATATGAACAAACCTGGAAGATGATGGTATTGAATAATCTTCAGTTCCATGCATAAGAACAACAAGAGGCAGAAGAGCTATGGTTTCAGCACTTGACGTCTTTGCAACAATTTCAGGAGAATAACGTGACAATGATTCCTCTCCTTCCATTATGCTGAAATTGTACTTCAAATCCATCATTAATCCTTACTGTTATATCTAATCGTTACTAGATACCACTTCATTAGATATCCAATTTAATACCTGAGGAATATTGAGCGATTAAGACCACGCTCGTGGAAATGGTCAACCAAATTATGCATATTGTATCTGCAACAAAACACTTTTGCTGATAAACCCAAGTCATCCAGATGCAATGCAGTGATGAAGATCATTAGCTTCGTTTTCATATTTTAGGGAAGTTCGTTATTAGATAGGTCATATTTATATCACATGACAAGGACAGAAGATTTTCAGTGCATTCATGTTTTGAAGACTCAAAATGACCAATTGCAAGTTTTCACGTCACTTGATGCAAACAACACCTTCTGCAGAAGATACTCATATGTTGAGGACAATATGGTATCTTATCTTTTGGTTACAGATTTTAAGTTAAAAAGGCATGATCCTAAAAGTTCAGGAGAGCTTAAAAGGAGCTCAGCTACCTGAAGCCCTGCTGCCATGCATGTTGTATTAGCTCATCAGTATGCAGGACTCAAAATAATCGTGCAATAGAAGGCTAATGAACAGCAGAACCTAAGATCTCACCCTCCAGATAAACCGAAGTATGCTTTGATTTGGGTAAGACTCCAAGAAACAGGATTCCCACCAGATTCTTTTACTGCTTGCTCCATGAGGGCACACGCTGCAATATGTGCACCTGCTGACTGACCTATCAAGTAGATCCTACAGACATAAATTCTACTCGAGTTATTAAGTGTTAAAATGGAACCAGATTTTGCATTCACATATAACCAAAATTAACCAGTACTGAAAAACGAAAGATATAAAGATATGTCATTAACAGAATGCACAAGGATAAGCAATTA
This genomic window contains:
- the LOC100193534 gene encoding probable isoprenylcysteine alpha-carbonyl methylesterase ICME-like isoform X3, translating into MSQLLSLTIYAIVLMPGFIQVGYYYFFSSQVRRSVVYGDQPRNRLDLYIPEDNSRPCPVVAFVTGGAWIIGYKAWGALLGRRLAERGIIVACIDYRNFPQGTIGDMVHDASQGISFVCNNIASHGGDPNQIYVCRIYLIGQSAGAHIAACALMEQAVKESGGNPVSWSLTQIKAYFGLSGGYNMHNLVDHFHERGLNRSIFLSIMEGEESLSRYSPEIVAKTSSAETIALLPLVVLMHGTEDYSIPSSSSQTFVDVLQQAGAQARLLLYEGKTHTDIFVQDPLRGGRDPLVEDVLSIIHADDANACQKIALAPTPRRLVFEWQLKLARKISPF